From Acidithiobacillus sp., the proteins below share one genomic window:
- a CDS encoding lipoate--protein ligase family protein encodes MNTHNAKDWLVVDTGLRPADENMALDKTLLLAMSEGQIPNIFRFLRFEESALVGYHQSPEQELNLEFCREQGIAVQRRLTGGGALIFDPTQIGWELVCRRDALPQGDMASLSRKICEAAAVGLSLLGVTAQFRPRNDIEVAGRKISGTGGIMDGDTLLFQGTVLVDLDIPRMLRVLRVPLEKLDAHAISSVSERVTSLKALLGKAPELMAVQKVLLDGFRAHLGLSFVQGDLPDAVAALLPEALAEVRDAEWLGINRRARDDMPLRKATLRAPGGTLRAEMLWDSYGNRVRQVHFSGDYFVQPRRAIVDLEAALRNVHLNDVDGIIEGLFEKQAVDGFGLQPEHFATVLRMAAKDA; translated from the coding sequence ATGAACACGCATAACGCTAAAGACTGGCTTGTAGTCGATACCGGCTTGCGCCCGGCCGACGAAAATATGGCCTTAGACAAGACATTGCTCCTGGCGATGTCCGAAGGTCAGATTCCCAATATTTTCCGTTTCCTGCGCTTTGAGGAGTCCGCTCTGGTCGGCTATCACCAATCGCCGGAGCAGGAACTCAACCTGGAGTTCTGTCGTGAGCAGGGGATCGCGGTGCAGCGTCGTCTCACCGGTGGTGGTGCACTGATTTTTGATCCCACCCAGATAGGTTGGGAGTTGGTGTGTCGGCGGGACGCGCTGCCCCAGGGTGATATGGCGTCGCTGTCACGAAAGATCTGTGAAGCGGCAGCGGTTGGCTTGTCTCTTTTGGGAGTGACCGCACAATTTCGTCCGCGCAATGATATTGAAGTGGCAGGGCGAAAAATTTCCGGCACCGGTGGGATTATGGATGGAGACACCTTGCTGTTTCAGGGGACGGTGCTGGTCGATCTGGACATTCCGCGGATGTTGCGCGTACTGCGCGTACCGCTGGAGAAACTGGATGCCCATGCCATCTCTTCGGTGTCGGAACGGGTGACGAGCTTAAAAGCCTTGTTGGGTAAAGCACCGGAGTTGATGGCGGTGCAGAAGGTCTTGCTGGATGGTTTCCGCGCGCATTTGGGGCTGTCTTTCGTCCAGGGCGACTTGCCGGATGCCGTAGCCGCGCTGTTGCCGGAGGCGTTGGCGGAGGTGCGTGACGCGGAGTGGCTCGGCATCAACCGCCGTGCGCGCGACGATATGCCGTTGCGTAAAGCGACGTTACGCGCCCCCGGTGGCACGCTGCGAGCGGAAATGCTCTGGGATAGCTATGGGAATCGTGTGCGGCAGGTTCACTTTAGCGGTGATTATTTTGTTCAGCCGCGGCGCGCTATCGTCGATCTGGAGGCGGCGCTGCGTAATGTCCATCTGAATGACGTGGATGGCATTATCGAGGGATTATTCGAGAAACAGGCTGTCGATGGTTTCGGCTTACAGCCGGAACATTTCGCGACGGTATTGCGGATGGCGGCAAAAGACGCGTGA
- a CDS encoding glycine cleavage system protein H, translating into MMGTVRGCEIPEDLLYNVDNNVWLRKEDDGSVTIGMTSYACALAGQIVSYTPKGAGKDIKKDKSAATVESGKWVGPLKSPVSGTVVSSNDDVAKDPGLINKDPYGSGWIAKLTPADFDGDTGELKTGADALAAFEEKMTADGFGGC; encoded by the coding sequence ATGATGGGAACTGTACGTGGCTGTGAAATCCCCGAGGACCTGCTGTACAACGTGGATAATAACGTGTGGTTACGCAAGGAAGATGATGGCAGTGTGACCATCGGCATGACCTCCTATGCTTGTGCGTTGGCGGGACAGATCGTTTCTTATACGCCGAAGGGCGCTGGTAAGGACATCAAGAAGGACAAGTCGGCGGCGACCGTTGAGTCTGGAAAATGGGTTGGCCCGTTGAAGAGCCCAGTCAGTGGCACCGTCGTATCGAGCAATGATGATGTTGCGAAAGATCCCGGCCTCATCAATAAAGATCCCTACGGCAGCGGCTGGATTGCCAAGCTTACCCCGGCAGACTTCGACGGTGACACTGGTGAACTGAAGACCGGTGCCGACGCTTTGGCGGCCTTCGAAGAAAAGATGACTGCTGATGGTTTTGGCGGCTGCTGA
- a CDS encoding AAA family ATPase, whose amino-acid sequence MSETKMAASNGLRLLIDEPFYQPVANEVSVFMAAWGRRLPVMLKGPTGCGKTRFLEHMAWRLKRPLVTVACHEDLTSSDLVGRFLIEGNETVWQDGPLTKAVREGAICYLDEIVEARTDTTVVIHPLTDHRRHLPIEKLGVEITAHPDFMLVISYNPGYQTVLKDLKPSTKQRFVGMNFNYPPADVETRIVMKEASMDERRARALVAAAGKARNLKDQGLQEVTSTRALIYAGALMAAGLDALEACTVAIINPQTDDPELAEALLEIFRTFFPEQS is encoded by the coding sequence ATGAGTGAGACGAAAATGGCAGCGAGTAACGGCTTGCGCCTGCTTATCGATGAGCCTTTTTATCAGCCGGTGGCGAATGAAGTAAGCGTGTTCATGGCGGCCTGGGGTCGGCGTTTGCCGGTCATGCTCAAGGGGCCGACGGGCTGCGGTAAGACCCGCTTTCTGGAGCACATGGCGTGGCGTCTGAAGCGGCCGCTGGTGACCGTGGCCTGCCATGAAGACCTTACCAGTTCGGATCTGGTCGGACGCTTTCTGATCGAGGGTAACGAGACGGTCTGGCAGGACGGCCCGCTGACCAAAGCGGTGCGGGAGGGCGCGATCTGCTACCTGGACGAGATCGTCGAGGCGCGTACCGATACGACGGTCGTCATTCATCCGCTGACCGATCATCGTCGTCATCTGCCCATTGAGAAGCTCGGTGTAGAGATCACTGCGCACCCCGATTTTATGCTGGTGATTTCCTACAATCCGGGCTACCAGACGGTGCTGAAGGACCTCAAACCTTCGACCAAGCAGCGTTTTGTGGGGATGAATTTCAACTATCCGCCCGCCGATGTGGAAACCCGGATTGTGATGAAAGAGGCGAGCATGGATGAGCGTCGGGCCAGAGCGCTGGTGGCGGCGGCGGGTAAGGCGCGGAATCTCAAGGATCAGGGATTGCAGGAAGTGACCTCTACCCGCGCCCTGATCTATGCGGGTGCGCTGATGGCGGCGGGGCTGGACGCGCTGGAGGCCTGTACCGTGGCGATCATCAATCCGCAGACGGACGATCCGGAATTGGCCGAGGCGCTGCTGGAGATTTTCCGGACCTTCTTCCCGGAACAAAGCTAA
- a CDS encoding lipoate--protein ligase family protein, with protein MRIRLIRLEKLAPEALHQAYVGLAEAQGEQDMPILLLAQSDAHLSLGAAQGPGAELDRAACERLRIPIVQRALGGGLVWVDPDQLSYFFIFPPTARVRRAPELFALIAPWVIAVHEYFGLKVEAREGHDFWCQGRKIGGTGAATIGHSLVLGGSFILEAQWASFVDCVAAPSAGFRTWLTEALQEGICSWSQLLNRVIGVEAVLKFCPRLLQAMGWEVAFPTALTERERRAMEQTELEDVDWDQPVRRRVPAGIKLKARAFLTEQHWPDGHWLRVWTENGTFRRVAGSVWSAGQGARLTGLQPDPVQLGERLREIAGKEAPFWGERLLGTAVWTD; from the coding sequence GTGCGAATTCGTCTGATCCGTTTGGAGAAGCTCGCCCCGGAGGCTCTGCACCAGGCTTATGTTGGTTTGGCGGAGGCGCAGGGCGAGCAGGATATGCCCATTCTGCTGCTGGCGCAGTCTGATGCCCATCTGAGTCTGGGGGCCGCACAGGGACCGGGTGCGGAGCTGGACCGGGCGGCTTGTGAGCGGCTGAGGATTCCGATTGTGCAACGAGCCCTGGGTGGTGGTTTGGTCTGGGTAGATCCTGATCAGCTGAGTTATTTCTTTATCTTTCCGCCGACTGCGCGGGTGCGCCGTGCGCCTGAGCTGTTTGCCCTGATTGCCCCTTGGGTGATCGCTGTGCATGAATATTTTGGCCTGAAAGTGGAGGCGCGGGAAGGGCATGATTTCTGGTGCCAAGGGCGCAAGATCGGTGGCACCGGGGCTGCGACCATTGGGCATAGTCTGGTATTGGGTGGCAGCTTTATTCTGGAGGCGCAGTGGGCGTCCTTTGTAGACTGTGTGGCAGCCCCTTCGGCGGGTTTTCGCACATGGCTGACAGAGGCTTTGCAGGAAGGGATATGTAGCTGGTCGCAGTTGCTGAACAGAGTGATCGGTGTGGAGGCAGTGCTGAAATTCTGTCCGCGGTTGTTGCAGGCTATGGGCTGGGAAGTGGCGTTTCCGACGGCGCTTACGGAGAGAGAGCGGCGTGCGATGGAGCAGACTGAGTTGGAGGATGTGGACTGGGACCAGCCCGTCCGCCGTCGGGTGCCTGCCGGTATCAAGCTCAAAGCGCGTGCTTTCCTGACGGAGCAGCACTGGCCCGATGGCCATTGGTTGCGGGTGTGGACGGAAAATGGCACCTTTCGGCGCGTCGCTGGCTCTGTCTGGTCGGCGGGGCAGGGGGCACGGTTAACCGGCCTGCAGCCTGACCCCGTCCAGCTTGGCGAGCGGTTGCGAGAAATCGCCGGAAAGGAAGCCCCGTTCTGGGGTGAAAGGCTATTAGGGACAGCGGTCTGGACGGATTGA
- a CDS encoding VWA domain-containing protein produces the protein MSAATEDILDHLAAISFVAGRDARAALPAVTPFGEVATLRYLETGRDLFFYDREAGKAFFHTTADLVKAFGGLDPWLDQARRFLSQRGTFRAAVGFFEQASAVRRGWGVEGEALWFALGAAWVDRHVDSAASYFRVPAAILFGDAGTEGLRALLTPADTLAKGRLGLGTYLEGAIKVRGICGLEGVAEWARRGADVLAAGRVRGEAWFRLESDEARSFLLEVLPGFHMGTHKRLFGLLLQAWTGLHLPLEEGDWSLEGGRSFLETDGRSLFVPAVMPDREEALLAFYHTGAHLAFDSYEQDAIRALFAEIGMEHPPLDPDQRITWRPLFAQFGEDLIRFQLIFDLCEDLRVDAALERQMPGYLARVLRAAHAHNPPGGPARRYYEEALRLLEEARTGHLSAELAVLTMAQAGIVDAFRAALTLYATTDLPPISLSERASAYLPGHSPNAARPVYPRHKRGTDAPEMDGGGELGATGHEEKPREAPQQAEGNDPDMDIPPEDIQGTGGRVGVGIPIPAKVVGSGRGVQGPQGGWPYREWDYRQQNYKENWARVHERPLREQDEVRAVAIAAEYDGTLRRLKRALQAQKPTRMAPRRRQYEGDEPDLEAAVQFMVERRAGRSPKASIYQQRRPQQRDTSVLLLADLSTSIMAEAGDSGVRVVDRLRAAMLLFGEALVEVGDPFALYGFASKYHDEVLLYPIKRFADKFDSRARALLGGLSGRLATRMGAAIRHSARLMLRSPAQRRLLLILSDGRPADYDDGGDFRYLQEDTRMAVKEAQDLGIHAFCISLDPRGGEYLPLVFGPGHYLVLPHLDSLPTRLPEIYLRLRGHSA, from the coding sequence ATGTCGGCGGCGACGGAGGATATCCTCGACCATCTGGCGGCCATCAGCTTTGTGGCCGGGAGGGATGCACGGGCGGCTTTGCCGGCGGTCACCCCATTCGGTGAGGTGGCGACCTTGCGGTACCTGGAGACCGGGCGGGACCTGTTTTTTTATGATCGGGAAGCAGGCAAGGCGTTTTTTCATACCACCGCCGATTTGGTAAAAGCCTTTGGGGGCTTGGACCCCTGGCTGGACCAGGCCCGCAGGTTCCTCAGTCAGCGCGGAACCTTCCGGGCGGCGGTGGGCTTCTTTGAACAGGCCAGCGCGGTACGCCGGGGTTGGGGCGTCGAGGGAGAGGCGTTGTGGTTTGCCTTGGGTGCCGCCTGGGTTGACCGGCACGTGGACAGCGCGGCGTCCTATTTCCGGGTGCCTGCAGCCATTCTGTTTGGCGACGCGGGCACTGAGGGGTTGCGGGCGCTGCTGACGCCCGCCGATACCCTGGCCAAGGGCCGTCTGGGCTTGGGGACGTATCTGGAAGGTGCCATCAAGGTGCGTGGCATCTGCGGGCTGGAGGGTGTAGCAGAGTGGGCGAGGCGCGGAGCGGATGTGCTGGCTGCGGGGCGCGTGCGTGGTGAGGCCTGGTTCCGGCTGGAGAGTGACGAAGCGCGCAGCTTCTTGCTGGAGGTTCTGCCCGGCTTTCATATGGGGACCCACAAGCGGCTCTTTGGACTTCTGCTTCAGGCCTGGACCGGGCTGCATCTGCCCCTGGAAGAGGGCGACTGGAGCCTGGAAGGCGGGCGCAGTTTTCTGGAGACCGACGGGCGTAGCCTCTTCGTACCGGCGGTGATGCCGGACCGGGAGGAGGCACTGCTCGCCTTTTACCATACCGGCGCGCATCTGGCGTTTGACAGCTACGAGCAGGACGCCATCCGCGCTCTTTTTGCGGAAATCGGTATGGAGCATCCTCCCCTGGATCCCGACCAGCGGATTACCTGGCGGCCGCTCTTCGCGCAGTTTGGGGAAGACCTGATCCGCTTCCAGCTTATTTTCGACCTCTGCGAAGACTTGCGCGTGGATGCGGCGCTGGAACGGCAGATGCCCGGCTACCTGGCGCGGGTGTTGCGGGCGGCGCATGCCCACAATCCGCCGGGAGGACCGGCCAGACGTTACTACGAGGAGGCGCTACGACTGCTGGAAGAGGCGCGCACCGGACATTTGTCTGCCGAACTCGCTGTTCTGACGATGGCGCAGGCGGGCATTGTCGATGCCTTCCGGGCGGCGTTGACCCTGTATGCGACGACGGATTTGCCGCCGATATCCTTGTCCGAACGGGCCAGCGCTTATCTGCCCGGCCATTCGCCTAATGCCGCACGACCGGTGTACCCGCGCCATAAACGCGGCACTGATGCGCCGGAGATGGATGGTGGTGGCGAGCTAGGTGCCACCGGCCATGAAGAAAAGCCCAGGGAGGCCCCGCAACAGGCGGAGGGCAACGATCCGGATATGGATATCCCACCGGAGGACATTCAGGGGACCGGCGGGCGCGTCGGGGTCGGTATTCCCATTCCTGCCAAGGTTGTTGGCAGTGGTCGCGGGGTACAAGGTCCCCAAGGCGGCTGGCCTTATCGGGAATGGGACTACCGGCAGCAGAACTATAAGGAAAACTGGGCACGGGTGCACGAGCGCCCCCTGCGCGAACAGGATGAGGTCAGAGCTGTCGCCATTGCCGCAGAATATGACGGTACATTAAGGCGTCTGAAGCGGGCCTTGCAGGCGCAGAAGCCGACCCGGATGGCGCCGCGCCGTCGGCAGTACGAGGGTGACGAGCCGGATCTGGAGGCAGCAGTGCAGTTTATGGTGGAACGGCGCGCCGGGCGTTCGCCCAAAGCCAGCATCTACCAACAAAGACGACCGCAACAGCGGGACACTTCCGTACTGCTTCTTGCCGACCTCTCCACCTCCATCATGGCAGAGGCCGGAGATTCCGGGGTACGGGTGGTGGATCGTCTGCGCGCGGCCATGCTCCTTTTCGGCGAGGCACTGGTAGAAGTGGGTGATCCTTTTGCCCTCTATGGGTTCGCCAGCAAATATCATGACGAGGTATTGCTCTACCCTATCAAGCGCTTTGCCGACAAGTTTGATTCCCGGGCGCGGGCCTTGCTCGGCGGCTTGTCCGGGCGCTTGGCGACACGCATGGGGGCAGCCATCCGCCATAGCGCACGGCTCATGCTGCGCAGTCCGGCGCAGCGACGTTTGCTGCTGATTCTGTCGGACGGCCGTCCCGCAGATTATGACGACGGCGGTGACTTTCGTTATTTGCAGGAGGATACGCGCATGGCGGTGAAGGAGGCGCAAGACCTGGGTATTCACGCCTTTTGTATCAGTCTCGATCCGCGTGGTGGCGAATATCTGCCGCTGGTTTTCGGGCCGGGGCACTATCTCGTGTTGCCCCATCTCGACAGCCTACCGACGCGTCTGCCGGAGATTTATCTGCGCCTGCGCGGTCACAGCGCGTGA
- a CDS encoding radical SAM protein → MSAVAQENSQPLNFYRPDYFVKTPTMRSPEYVQLSTAAAITLGLVPGVMHRTSCTNCLNLLMTYPEGCRANCTYCGLARHREESRDYADRNFIRVDWPTVRVDEMLERIAKNSDKGQFQRMCISMITHPDSDHDTQVILKRWMEVAPHIPASILSNPTTMEKQDLIDLKAMGADIFTVALDAVTPEIFERTRGKTVQSPHSWDKYWQTIEWAAEIYGPEKFGAHLICGMGETEQEILAVCQKMKDMGGHNHMFAFFPEKGSMMEDWDAVPQDHWRRVQLGRFLIDYAGGRYEDMEFDQYGRVLGFGYPQAELEDIINSGKPFQTSGCPGKDDEEVSACNRPYGDSSPSDIRSFPFALNKEDVEIVRRQMRLQDLQFLG, encoded by the coding sequence ATGAGTGCGGTAGCGCAAGAAAATTCCCAGCCCTTGAACTTTTATCGCCCGGATTATTTCGTCAAAACGCCGACGATGCGGTCGCCGGAGTATGTGCAGCTCAGCACCGCAGCGGCGATTACCCTGGGCCTGGTGCCAGGAGTGATGCACCGAACCTCCTGTACCAATTGCCTGAACCTGTTGATGACCTATCCGGAAGGTTGCCGTGCCAATTGTACCTATTGTGGTCTGGCCCGGCACCGCGAAGAGAGCCGTGATTACGCCGACCGCAACTTCATCCGGGTGGACTGGCCGACGGTGCGCGTGGATGAAATGCTCGAACGTATCGCCAAGAACAGCGACAAGGGTCAGTTCCAGCGTATGTGCATCAGTATGATCACCCACCCCGATTCCGACCATGATACCCAAGTCATACTGAAGCGCTGGATGGAAGTGGCGCCCCACATTCCCGCCTCCATCCTATCCAATCCGACCACCATGGAGAAGCAGGATCTGATCGACCTCAAGGCGATGGGTGCCGATATATTTACCGTCGCATTGGATGCCGTGACGCCGGAAATCTTTGAGCGTACCCGTGGCAAGACGGTGCAGAGCCCTCATTCCTGGGATAAGTACTGGCAGACCATCGAGTGGGCGGCAGAAATTTACGGACCCGAGAAATTCGGCGCGCACTTGATCTGCGGCATGGGCGAGACGGAGCAGGAAATCCTCGCCGTCTGTCAGAAGATGAAAGATATGGGTGGTCACAACCACATGTTTGCCTTCTTCCCAGAGAAGGGCTCCATGATGGAAGATTGGGACGCCGTGCCCCAGGACCATTGGCGCCGGGTGCAGTTGGGCCGATTCCTGATTGACTATGCGGGTGGCCGTTATGAGGATATGGAGTTTGATCAGTATGGTCGCGTACTGGGTTTCGGTTATCCCCAGGCGGAATTGGAAGACATCATCAACTCCGGTAAGCCCTTTCAGACCTCCGGCTGCCCAGGGAAGGATGACGAAGAAGTCAGCGCCTGTAATCGGCCTTATGGGGATTCGTCGCCTTCGGATATCCGCTCCTTTCCCTTTGCGCTGAACAAGGAAGATGTGGAAATCGTGCGGCGCCAGATGCGATTGCAGGATTTGCAGTTTTTGGGCTAG
- a CDS encoding NAD(P)/FAD-dependent oxidoreductase, translating to MNPLAIDVLVIGAGPAGAAAARAAAGKGLTVICVDRRAEVGVPVQCAEFVPMPLLRTVHETDSRVQDIEGMLTVLPSGLQHHSVFPGMMIDRARFDQGLAELAQAAGAQVEMRCRFLAWDGAVARLRRGTDEELTVRPRLLIGADGPHSLVAAAVGMPHQQVVYTRQYTVPLLRSYADTDIFLSDAFPGGYGWLFPRGPVANLGLGADRRFEDNLKLPLEQLHWQMVERGIIGEAVLGRTGGAIPVGGIRLMVHGNVVLAGDAAGLTHPITGAGIPAAVISGEGAGLAAADYLAGDGEALESYAEDMQDQFGPALARAVQRRKSLEAVWRQPAAQKDRVMRSGWIAFDEYFAA from the coding sequence GTGAACCCCTTAGCCATAGATGTACTGGTGATAGGTGCTGGTCCGGCCGGCGCCGCGGCAGCGCGTGCCGCTGCGGGCAAGGGCCTGACGGTGATCTGCGTGGATCGCCGTGCGGAGGTCGGTGTTCCGGTGCAATGTGCCGAGTTTGTCCCCATGCCGCTCTTGCGTACCGTACATGAAACGGATTCGCGGGTGCAGGACATAGAAGGGATGTTGACGGTACTACCATCCGGGCTACAGCACCACAGTGTCTTCCCCGGCATGATGATTGACCGGGCACGTTTTGATCAGGGGTTGGCGGAGTTGGCGCAGGCGGCGGGCGCGCAGGTGGAAATGCGTTGCCGATTCCTCGCCTGGGATGGCGCAGTGGCCCGCTTGCGGCGCGGCACGGATGAGGAGTTGACGGTGCGTCCCCGCTTGCTGATTGGTGCCGATGGGCCACATAGTCTGGTGGCGGCAGCGGTGGGCATGCCGCATCAACAGGTTGTTTATACCCGTCAGTATACGGTGCCGTTGCTGCGTTCCTATGCGGATACGGATATTTTCCTCTCGGACGCCTTTCCTGGCGGCTATGGCTGGTTGTTTCCCCGCGGGCCGGTGGCGAATCTTGGATTGGGTGCGGATCGGCGTTTTGAGGATAATCTTAAATTGCCGCTGGAGCAGTTGCATTGGCAGATGGTAGAGCGCGGCATCATCGGCGAAGCCGTCCTCGGACGTACCGGTGGCGCGATTCCCGTGGGCGGTATTCGGCTGATGGTACATGGCAACGTGGTGCTTGCCGGGGACGCGGCGGGGCTGACCCATCCCATTACCGGTGCGGGCATCCCCGCTGCGGTGATCAGCGGGGAGGGCGCAGGACTGGCCGCTGCTGATTATCTGGCGGGCGATGGGGAAGCATTGGAGAGTTACGCCGAGGATATGCAGGATCAATTTGGCCCGGCCCTGGCGCGGGCCGTGCAGCGGAGAAAATCTTTGGAAGCCGTGTGGCGACAGCCTGCGGCCCAGAAAGACAGGGTGATGCGATCCGGTTGGATCGCCTTTGATGAATACTTTGCCGCCTAA
- a CDS encoding radical SAM protein: MNPWLNAVSQVEALEDLVLNADLVDSMRERWSGLSGTQVGRINFYTPSFKHHETSEVSACGKNAFPAISITGGDCKLQCDHCKAKILEPMIPVRTPEELDRLVDQIVLDGGRGLLLSGGSDHQNVVHYEPYFPTVRKIKDRYPNLQIAMHTGIATPEFARGMEDAGVDVAMMDVIGAQDTISQVYHLRRSVDDFEAALEALVATKMKVVPHIVIGLHYGELLGEWNALEIIQRHLPSALVLVVIMPQYASSSRPFATPAADEIGKFFMDARAALPETPVLLGCARPSGVHRSITDTYAVMAGLNGVAFPSDGMLALAKHLERDVFVTPSCCSMIVGEEVLALGDETTTMPLDYVPVAPKRRTHLRDIPIVFTA; this comes from the coding sequence ATGAACCCATGGTTAAACGCTGTTTCTCAAGTAGAGGCTTTGGAGGATTTGGTCCTCAATGCAGATTTGGTGGACTCTATGCGTGAACGGTGGTCCGGACTGTCCGGTACTCAGGTGGGTCGTATCAATTTCTATACGCCTTCTTTTAAACATCATGAAACGTCGGAAGTCTCCGCGTGCGGGAAGAATGCGTTTCCCGCTATCTCCATCACCGGTGGGGACTGCAAGTTACAATGTGATCACTGTAAGGCGAAGATTTTGGAGCCGATGATTCCGGTGCGGACGCCAGAAGAACTGGATCGTCTGGTGGACCAAATTGTCCTGGATGGAGGCCGTGGGCTGCTTCTTTCAGGCGGTTCTGACCATCAGAACGTGGTCCATTACGAACCCTATTTTCCGACGGTGCGCAAGATTAAGGATCGCTATCCGAATTTACAGATTGCCATGCATACGGGTATTGCCACCCCGGAGTTTGCGCGCGGGATGGAGGATGCGGGTGTTGATGTGGCCATGATGGATGTAATCGGTGCACAGGACACCATTAGCCAAGTGTACCATTTGCGCCGTTCGGTGGATGATTTTGAGGCCGCCCTGGAAGCCTTGGTGGCCACCAAGATGAAAGTGGTGCCGCATATTGTCATCGGGCTGCATTACGGAGAGCTGCTTGGTGAGTGGAACGCTCTCGAAATTATCCAGCGGCATCTGCCCAGCGCACTGGTGCTGGTGGTCATCATGCCGCAGTACGCTTCTTCGAGTCGGCCTTTCGCGACGCCAGCAGCGGATGAAATTGGTAAATTCTTTATGGATGCGCGGGCAGCTCTGCCGGAAACTCCGGTATTGCTGGGCTGCGCACGACCTTCCGGTGTGCATCGCTCCATCACCGATACCTATGCGGTTATGGCAGGACTGAACGGGGTGGCCTTCCCCTCGGACGGCATGCTGGCCCTCGCCAAGCACCTGGAACGGGATGTCTTTGTGACACCGTCCTGCTGCTCCATGATTGTCGGTGAAGAAGTCCTGGCGCTCGGTGACGAGACGACCACTATGCCGCTGGATTATGTCCCCGTTGCACCGAAGCGTCGTACCCATCTGCGGGATATCCCGATCGTGTTTACGGCCTGA
- a CDS encoding OmpP1/FadL family transporter → MKKSQILGIAVGATLAMGLSVSAFATDGYQLIGIGQYAVGMAGAVVAAPDDPLSAAISNPAGLALMAPQAAFSAEIFNPVRKTNLGFGEIGSHTNVYGVPAIGWVAPAFGDGIVFGGGVYGTSGLGVNYLQNVPANPNMPYGGYAQAFSSITFMQMAPSIAMKVNHHLAVGATLNIAAEQASFQQTFSQYASAYGPMGPLNTGGLNLANPSWAYGAGFTLGMLYKVNDMVTLGLTYKSPIWFSSLNWQAGVQNQINPQTMSGVYGTPGQYSGTLNYPQQVAFGLAIRPIPQWLISVEGQWINWASTMNNFDVSGPWNAVYHGAPAGSVSSIALPMHWKNQWVANIGTQYDLTNWLQVRAGYTYGSNPISNNTIASNLIFPAIVQSAITFGATQKLGMGWKLTEAYMHEFSNTNTGPAGSSPFGGPMPVSATMYENSYGLQIGYVF, encoded by the coding sequence ATGAAAAAATCACAAATTTTAGGAATTGCGGTTGGCGCGACATTGGCGATGGGCCTGTCGGTCAGCGCATTCGCAACTGATGGTTATCAATTGATTGGTATTGGTCAGTATGCCGTGGGTATGGCAGGTGCCGTGGTGGCGGCGCCGGATGATCCTCTGTCTGCGGCTATCAGCAACCCGGCCGGATTGGCATTGATGGCTCCGCAAGCCGCCTTCTCGGCAGAAATTTTTAATCCGGTTCGCAAGACGAATTTGGGATTTGGCGAGATTGGCAGCCACACCAACGTCTACGGTGTTCCGGCGATTGGCTGGGTTGCACCTGCATTCGGCGATGGGATCGTATTTGGTGGTGGTGTGTATGGCACCTCCGGCTTGGGCGTGAATTATTTGCAGAATGTGCCTGCCAACCCTAATATGCCCTATGGCGGATACGCGCAAGCTTTTAGTAGCATTACCTTTATGCAAATGGCACCTTCTATTGCTATGAAGGTGAATCATCATTTGGCTGTGGGTGCTACGCTGAATATTGCTGCTGAACAAGCATCTTTCCAGCAGACTTTTTCGCAGTATGCGTCTGCCTATGGACCAATGGGTCCATTGAATACGGGTGGATTGAATCTTGCTAATCCATCGTGGGCTTATGGCGCGGGATTTACTTTGGGTATGTTGTACAAAGTGAATGACATGGTCACCTTGGGCCTGACCTATAAATCACCCATTTGGTTTTCGTCCCTAAACTGGCAGGCGGGTGTTCAAAATCAGATAAACCCTCAAACCATGTCTGGGGTATACGGAACTCCCGGTCAATATAGCGGTACTCTGAATTATCCGCAGCAGGTTGCATTTGGTCTGGCGATCCGCCCAATCCCGCAATGGTTAATCAGTGTAGAGGGGCAGTGGATTAACTGGGCGAGCACTATGAATAACTTTGACGTGTCTGGTCCTTGGAATGCGGTTTATCATGGCGCACCTGCGGGTAGTGTATCCTCTATTGCATTACCGATGCACTGGAAGAACCAGTGGGTGGCCAACATCGGCACACAGTATGATCTTACCAACTGGTTGCAGGTACGTGCAGGTTATACCTATGGTTCCAATCCCATCAGTAACAACACGATTGCCTCCAATCTGATCTTCCCGGCCATCGTGCAGAGTGCCATTACCTTCGGTGCCACGCAGAAGCTGGGCATGGGGTGGAAGTTGACGGAGGCCTACATGCATGAGTTCTCCAATACCAACACGGGTCCGGCTGGTTCCTCCCCTTTTGGTGGACCTATGCCTGTCAGCGCTACCATGTATGAAAACTCCTACGGCCTTCAAATCGGTTACGTATTCTAA